A single genomic interval of Paenibacillus macerans harbors:
- a CDS encoding AraC family transcriptional regulator, with protein sequence MSARAFTRFVFSPAANPDLPLLVESIGYNPSQEKITRPNGYPYYHWLQTEEGEGLVTYGSESVVLSSGCGVLLPPGMPHAYEAKRGAGWATYYLTFGGAAAAAILSAFGIRDSALFRWDPETPLAPILGEMLNKVGSGTDLFGLETSAGTYRFLGMLSKFGHASNMSVSRNMEKLAPLLHWMEQEYGNPDIGLEQLAQEIGMSGRHLSKLFQQTLGVSPYAYLTQMRIHKAKEHLAGEPGVTVAAIAGKTGFRDASHFVATFRKHTGMTPQQFRRLH encoded by the coding sequence ATGAGCGCACGCGCGTTTACCCGTTTTGTTTTTTCTCCCGCCGCCAACCCCGATCTTCCGCTTCTTGTGGAGAGCATCGGTTACAATCCGAGTCAGGAAAAAATCACCCGCCCGAACGGATACCCCTATTATCATTGGCTGCAAACCGAGGAAGGCGAAGGCCTGGTTACCTACGGCAGCGAAAGTGTCGTGTTGTCGTCCGGCTGCGGCGTTTTGCTGCCACCCGGGATGCCCCACGCCTATGAGGCGAAGCGAGGCGCCGGCTGGGCAACGTATTATCTAACCTTCGGCGGAGCGGCCGCAGCGGCGATTTTGTCGGCTTTCGGCATTCGCGATTCCGCCTTGTTCCGCTGGGATCCGGAGACCCCTCTGGCCCCGATACTCGGCGAAATGCTGAACAAGGTCGGCAGCGGCACCGACCTGTTCGGCCTGGAGACGTCGGCCGGCACCTACCGTTTTCTGGGTATGCTGAGCAAGTTCGGGCATGCCAGTAACATGTCCGTCTCCCGCAATATGGAGAAGCTGGCGCCGCTGCTGCATTGGATGGAACAGGAGTACGGCAACCCCGACATTGGCCTGGAACAGCTTGCCCAAGAGATCGGCATGTCCGGCCGCCATTTAAGCAAGCTGTTCCAGCAGACGCTTGGCGTATCTCCCTACGCTTACCTGACCCAAATGCGCATCCATAAAGCCAAGGAGCATCTGGCCGGCGAACCGGGAGTTACCGTGGCCGCCATCGCCGGCAAAACCGGATTCCGCGATGCCAGCCATTTCGTCGCCACCTTTCGCAAGCATACCGGCATGACGCCGCAGCAGTTCCGCCGGCTGCATTAG
- a CDS encoding beta-galactosidase, with amino-acid sequence MINEKLPKIWYGGDYNPEQWGPEIWQEDERMFKLAGIDVATVNVFSWGMLQQDEDTYDFSFLDETIDRLYKSGVHVCLATSTGAHPAWMARKYPDVLRVDVQGRKRRFGGRHNSCPNSPTYRKYSEKLAGLLAERYKDHPGLLIWHVSNEYGGYCYCDNCAAAFRTWLKERYGTLDEVNRAWNTRFWGHTFYDWEDIVVPNELSEEWNGNRTNFQGISLDYRRFQSQSLLDCYKLEYEAIKKHTPHIPVTTNLMGFYPELDYFEWAKYMDIVSWDNYPSLDTPVSHTAMTHDLMRGLKSGAPFMLMEQTPSQQNWQPYNSLKRPGVMRLWSYQAVAHGADTVLFFQLRRSIGACEKYHGAVIEHVGHEHTRVFREVAELGRELQQLGDTLLDARTEAKVAILYDWENRWATELSSGPTVALNYVNEVHKYYDALFRMHVECDMVSVEEDFGKYEIVIAPVMYMVKPGFAKKVEEFAQNGGTFVTTFFSGIVNENDLVTTGGYPGELRPVLGIWAEEIDALFPDQKNQIVMKQPWGELTGPYECGLLCDLIHAEGAEVLAEYGADFYKGMPVLTVNRFGNGRAYYVASSPEASFLQGFLKNLCEEKGIKPLFEAPAGVETARRVKDGKAYLFLLNHNAEDAQVDIGANAKKELLSGETLTGTVTVPGRGVLILEDK; translated from the coding sequence GTGATCAACGAAAAACTGCCGAAAATATGGTACGGCGGCGACTATAATCCCGAGCAGTGGGGACCTGAAATTTGGCAAGAAGACGAACGGATGTTCAAGCTGGCGGGCATCGACGTGGCAACCGTAAACGTGTTCTCCTGGGGGATGCTGCAGCAGGACGAGGATACCTACGATTTCAGCTTTTTGGACGAAACGATCGACCGTTTATATAAAAGCGGCGTGCACGTATGCCTGGCGACAAGCACGGGCGCTCATCCCGCCTGGATGGCCCGGAAATACCCGGATGTGCTGCGCGTCGATGTGCAGGGGCGGAAACGCCGGTTCGGCGGACGCCACAATTCGTGCCCGAACTCGCCGACTTACCGGAAGTATTCGGAGAAGCTCGCCGGGCTCTTGGCCGAGCGGTACAAGGATCACCCGGGCCTCTTGATCTGGCACGTATCCAACGAATACGGCGGATATTGCTACTGCGACAACTGCGCCGCGGCGTTCCGCACCTGGCTCAAGGAGCGTTACGGCACGCTGGATGAAGTAAACCGCGCCTGGAATACCCGCTTCTGGGGGCATACGTTTTACGATTGGGAAGATATCGTTGTTCCGAACGAGTTGAGTGAAGAATGGAACGGAAACCGCACCAATTTCCAAGGGATTTCCCTGGACTATCGGCGCTTTCAGTCCCAGTCGCTGCTCGACTGCTATAAGCTGGAATATGAGGCCATCAAAAAGCATACGCCGCACATACCGGTAACGACGAACCTGATGGGTTTCTATCCGGAGCTCGATTATTTCGAATGGGCCAAGTACATGGATATTGTGTCTTGGGACAACTACCCTTCTCTCGATACGCCGGTTAGCCATACGGCGATGACGCACGACTTGATGCGCGGGCTGAAAAGCGGAGCGCCGTTTATGCTGATGGAGCAAACGCCAAGCCAGCAAAACTGGCAGCCCTACAACTCGCTCAAACGCCCGGGCGTAATGCGGCTATGGAGTTACCAGGCGGTCGCCCACGGCGCCGACACGGTGCTGTTCTTCCAGCTCCGCCGGTCGATTGGGGCGTGCGAGAAGTACCACGGCGCCGTGATCGAGCATGTCGGACATGAGCATACCCGCGTATTCCGCGAAGTTGCCGAGCTCGGCCGGGAGCTGCAGCAACTGGGCGACACGCTGCTCGACGCTCGCACGGAAGCCAAGGTGGCGATTCTGTATGATTGGGAAAACCGGTGGGCGACGGAACTCTCCAGCGGACCGACCGTCGCGCTGAATTACGTTAATGAGGTTCACAAATATTATGATGCGCTCTTCCGGATGCATGTGGAATGCGATATGGTGTCGGTGGAAGAGGACTTCGGCAAATACGAGATCGTAATCGCGCCGGTCATGTATATGGTGAAACCGGGTTTTGCGAAAAAGGTGGAGGAATTTGCCCAAAACGGCGGGACGTTCGTTACGACGTTCTTCAGCGGGATCGTTAACGAGAACGATCTGGTTACGACGGGCGGGTACCCGGGGGAATTGCGCCCGGTGCTGGGCATTTGGGCGGAAGAGATCGACGCGCTGTTCCCGGACCAGAAGAACCAAATCGTCATGAAGCAGCCGTGGGGCGAACTTACAGGACCATACGAATGCGGCTTGCTCTGCGACCTCATTCATGCGGAAGGCGCCGAAGTGCTGGCGGAGTACGGCGCGGATTTCTATAAAGGCATGCCTGTGCTGACGGTGAACCGCTTCGGCAACGGCCGGGCGTATTATGTCGCCAGCAGTCCGGAAGCTTCTTTCCTGCAAGGATTCCTCAAAAATCTATGCGAGGAAAAAGGAATCAAACCGCTGTTTGAAGCTCCAGCGGGCGTTGAGACGGCGCGCCGGGTGAAAGACGGCAAAGCTTATCTGTTCCTGCTTAACCACAATGCGGAAGACGCCCAAGTGGATATCGGCGCCAATGCCAAAAAGGAACTGCTTAGCGGGGAGACGCTGACCGGAACCGTAACCGTGCCCGGCCGCGGCGTGCTCATCCTGGAAGATAAATAG
- a CDS encoding phosphotransferase family protein has translation MESAIKRRLSGEELTALVERAFQGQRRLEGFEELKDGWFNSAYALTLDNGMKTVLKLAPGSEEGMLRYERNVMTAEVEVLRLLAAADGIPVPGILYEERGVEGSEWFLMEFVPGDPYNKVKERLKPEERRDIEVELGRVNRRINEIQGKRFGYYAREDSQGDSWPAVFTNMIGGLLADAADQAVALPMDAEEVFALLRERQASLAEVTVPRLVHWDLWDGNVFVKDRRLIAIIDCERALWGDPLMEYYFRSFVENGAFLDGYGKQDFTLAERERMALYDLYIALILHIECRFRQYIDANHIRWAEEHLARTWSGLNKDV, from the coding sequence GTGGAAAGCGCAATCAAGCGGCGGTTGTCCGGCGAGGAGCTCACGGCTTTAGTGGAGCGAGCGTTTCAAGGACAGAGACGATTGGAAGGGTTTGAGGAATTAAAGGACGGCTGGTTCAACTCCGCGTACGCTTTGACCTTGGATAACGGCATGAAGACGGTGCTGAAGCTTGCTCCCGGTTCGGAGGAAGGGATGCTGCGATATGAGCGGAATGTGATGACCGCGGAGGTGGAGGTGCTTCGTCTGCTCGCCGCGGCGGACGGTATCCCGGTGCCCGGGATTCTGTACGAGGAGCGTGGCGTAGAGGGAAGCGAGTGGTTCCTGATGGAGTTCGTTCCGGGCGATCCTTACAACAAGGTGAAGGAGCGGCTTAAGCCGGAGGAACGGCGGGACATTGAAGTTGAACTGGGCCGGGTGAACCGGCGGATTAACGAAATTCAAGGAAAAAGATTCGGGTATTACGCACGGGAAGACAGTCAAGGGGATAGCTGGCCGGCCGTCTTTACGAATATGATCGGCGGCCTGTTGGCCGATGCCGCGGATCAAGCCGTTGCCCTCCCGATGGATGCGGAGGAGGTATTCGCCCTGCTTCGGGAGCGGCAGGCCAGCTTGGCGGAGGTCACGGTTCCGCGGCTGGTCCATTGGGACTTGTGGGACGGGAACGTATTCGTCAAAGACCGGCGTCTTATCGCCATCATCGACTGCGAAAGGGCGCTCTGGGGCGATCCGCTGATGGAATACTACTTCCGCTCGTTTGTGGAAAACGGGGCGTTCCTGGACGGCTACGGCAAGCAGGATTTTACTTTGGCGGAGCGCGAGCGGATGGCCTTGTACGACCTGTACATTGCGTTGATTCTTCATATCGAATGCAGGTTCCGCCAGTACATCGACGCGAATCATATCCGCTGGGCGGAGGAGCATTTAGCCCGTACTTGGAGCGGTTTAAATAAGGATGTTTAA
- a CDS encoding ketoacyl-ACP synthase III, with product MRGVQIREIAMYHPANEVDNEYYINYFAEKGTDVTGLVTALGRNKRFIIDNPEENTLTMAAEASKLVLKKSGLEAKDVDLIIFTSQTPEYLLPSNALKLHHALGGDLSTACFDINANCAGMLVAIEQACRYMTANPRVERALVVGADYLSIHSPEQPVYYSNFAESAVAVILEQAEGTRGLIDSVYQTDTSVIDNSLFPAHGLSNLYREEFTAKDAQVQFTPFDDSVCAESAVNSIRILLERNNLNKEQIGGFLFSQFTIGNIKRVAEGLGIDQDKAVYIGDRFGYTASTSPLLALHEAVQAGKVQRGDYLVFWTVGAGWQNVSLLMQY from the coding sequence ATTCGCGAGATTGCCATGTACCATCCGGCAAATGAAGTGGATAACGAATACTACATCAACTATTTTGCGGAAAAAGGGACGGATGTGACCGGTCTCGTAACCGCGCTCGGGCGTAACAAGCGTTTTATCATCGACAACCCGGAAGAAAATACGCTGACGATGGCGGCGGAAGCCTCAAAGCTGGTGCTGAAGAAAAGCGGTCTTGAGGCCAAGGATGTAGACCTGATTATTTTTACATCGCAAACACCGGAGTATCTGCTCCCCAGCAATGCGCTGAAGCTGCACCATGCACTGGGCGGCGACCTCTCTACAGCCTGTTTTGATATCAACGCCAACTGCGCGGGCATGCTCGTGGCGATCGAGCAAGCCTGCCGGTATATGACGGCCAACCCGCGGGTAGAGCGGGCGCTTGTCGTCGGGGCGGATTATTTGTCGATTCACAGTCCGGAGCAGCCCGTCTATTACTCCAACTTTGCCGAGTCGGCGGTTGCCGTCATTTTGGAGCAGGCGGAAGGAACCCGCGGGCTGATCGACTCCGTTTATCAAACCGATACGTCCGTGATCGACAACTCCCTGTTCCCGGCCCACGGTTTGTCCAATTTGTACCGCGAGGAGTTTACGGCCAAAGACGCGCAGGTGCAGTTTACGCCGTTTGACGATTCGGTTTGCGCGGAATCCGCGGTGAACTCCATCCGCATTTTGCTCGAACGCAACAATCTGAACAAGGAGCAAATCGGCGGCTTCCTGTTCTCCCAGTTCACCATCGGCAATATTAAACGGGTTGCCGAAGGCCTGGGGATCGATCAAGACAAAGCCGTCTACATCGGCGACCGATTCGGATACACCGCTTCGACCAGCCCGCTGCTCGCCCTTCACGAGGCCGTGCAAGCCGGCAAAGTACAGCGCGGCGATTACCTCGTCTTCTGGACGGTTGGCGCCGGTTGGCAAAATGTCAGTCTGCTGATGCAATATTAA